The stretch of DNA ACTGGTAACATATTACAACGCTATATATATTTCATACAGTAGGGAGAAGACATCATGTCCGTAAAGACCATCGAAGGACAACTGGACGCAAAGGGGCTTAAAATAGCCCTCGTGGCCGCCCGTTTCAATGATTTCATCGTCGATCGCCTCATCTCCGGCGCCACTGACTATCTGGTCCGGCATGGCGGCAGCGAGGAAAACCTGACCCTGATCCGGCTGCCCGGCGCCTTCGAGCTCCCCCTGGCCGCACAGAAGCTGGCTCGTTCCGGCAATTATGACGGCATCGTCGTGCTTGGTGCGGTCATCCGCGGCGCCACCCCGCACTTCGACTACGTTTGCAGCGAATGTGCCAAGGGCGTGGCTCACGCCAGCATGGAGACCGGTGTGCCCATGGGCTTTGGCCTGCTCACCTGCGACTCCCTGGATCAAGCCATCGAACGTGCCGGCTCCAAGGGTGGCAACAAGGGTGTGGAAGCCGCTTCCGCACTGCTTGAGACCATCCGGGTGCTGGAGCAACTCTAAGCATGAGCTCTACTAAAAAGGGCAATAGGCCCGGCATTCGCAGGGTGGGTCGCACCCTGGCGTTTCAGGTGCTCTATTCGACGCACTTTCTTGACCGGGCCAATCCCATGGATATGGACACCTTGTTCGACCTCAATCCCATGGTCACGGAGCAGGAATCCGAGACTGCTCGCGATTTTGCCCGCGCCCTGGTCATGGGCGTGAACGTCAATCTGCACGATATCGACAAGACCATTCAGGAAAATTCCCAGCACTGGAAGATCGAACGGATCGCCATGGTGGAACTGTCCGTACTTCGGCTGTCGTTGTATGAACTGCTTTTCACCGACATCCCGGCCAAGGTGGCCATCAACGAGGCCATCGAATTGTCCAAGATCTTCGGCGATGACAAGTCGCGCTCCTTTGTTAACGGCATCCTGGACGGAGTGGCCAAAACGCTGAAGCGGAATTGAGCCTGACAGAGGGCGGGACGCGCACCCAAACGCCATGGCCGATCTCCTGCCCGTGAATATCGGGCCGTGGCTGTTCACCGGCCTGACGCCGGGTGACAAAGAAACGACCACAGAGGAAGCATCATGGCATTAGGCAAATATTCTCCCGAGATCATAGAAAAAAAATGGCAGGATATCTGGAAGGAATCCGGCTGTTTCGAGGTTGAGACCGACACGAGCAAACCCAAGTACTACGTACTGGAGATGTTCCCGTATCCGTCGGGCAAGATTCATATGGGCCATGTGCGCAACTACTCCATCGGGGACGTGGTGGCGCGCTTCAAGAGCATGCAGGGCTTCAACGTGCTCCATCCCATGGGATGGGACGCCTTTGGCCTGCCTGCGGAAAACGCGGCCATCAAGAATGAGACCCACCCGGCCAAGTGGACCTTTCAGAACATTGCCGAGATGCGCGAACAGCTCCAGCGCCTGGGCTACTCTTATGATTGGCGGCGCGAGATCGCGACCTGCCGTCCCGAGTACTACAAATGGGAGCAGAAATTTTTCCTCAAGTTCCTTGAGAAGGGGCTGGCCTACCGCAAGGACTCCCCGCAGAACTGGTGCCCCAGTTGCAATACCGTGCTGGCCAACGAGCAGGTGGAAGAGGGGCTGTGCTGGCGCTGCGACTCCGAAGTCGAGCAGAAAGACATGGTGCAGTGGTTCCTGCGCATCACCGACTATGCCGAAGAACTGCTCAAGGATCTCGAGACCCTTGAAGGCGGCTGGCCCGAGCGCGTGCTGACCATGCAACGCAACTGGATCGGCAAGTCCTACGGCGCGGAATTGACCTTCCAGGTCAAGGACATGGATGCAACCATCGACGTTTTCACCACCAGGCCCGACACCCTGTTCGGCGCAACCTTCATGTCCGTGGCCGCCGAGCACCCCCTTGTGGAAAAGCTCATTGCCGACCAGGACAACAAGGCTGAAATCGAGGAGTTCGTTACCAACATCAGGAACATGGACCGCATCAAACGCGGTGCCGACGACCTGGAGAAGGAAGGCATTTTCACCGGGAAGTACTGCGTCAATCCGGTCACTGGCAAGGATATCCCCATCTACGTGGCCAATTTCGTGCTCATGGGATACGGCACCGGCGCGGTCATGGCCGTGCCCGCCCACGACCAGCGCGACTTTGAGTTCGCCACCAAATACAAACTGCCCATACAGGCGGTCATCAACCCGCCCGAGCTGCAAGAAAAAGGCGAGGAGCTTGACGCCGCGGACCTGACCGCTGCATACACCGCCCCCGGCTTCATGATCAACTCCGCCGAATTCAACGGTATGGAGAACGAGCCTGCCAAGAAGGCCGTGGTCGAGCACCTGGACGCCTCCGGCAAGGGCCGTATGGCCGTCAACTACCGGCTTCGGGACTGGAACGTCTCGCGCCAGCGGTTCTGGGGCGCGCCCATCCCGGTCATCTACTGCGATGACTGCGGCGTGGTGCCCGTGCCCGAGGATCAGCTCCCGGTGCTGCTGCCCGAGAATGCCCAGGTGCGCAAGGACGGCAAGTCTCCGTTGCCCACCATGGAGGAGTTCGTCAACTGCGTCTGCCCCAAATGCGGCCAACAGGCCCGTCGCGAGACCGACACCTTCGACACCTTTTTCGAGTCGTCCTGGTACTACATGCGCTATTGCGACCCGCGCAACGAGGATGAGGCCCTGGGCGCGGAGCATCTGGACTACTGGATGAATGTGGACCAGTATATCGGCGGCATCGAACACGCCATCCTGCACCTGCTCTACTCCCGTTTCTTTACCAAGGCCCTGCGCGACACCGGATTCGTCAAGACGACAGAGCCGTTCGCCAACCTGCTCACCCAGGGCATGGTCCTCAAGGACGGCGGCAAGATGTCCAAGTCTAAGGGCAATGTGGTGGACCCCAACGCCATGATCAACCAGTACGGTGCGGACGCCACCCGGCTGTTCATTCTTTTTGCC from Pseudodesulfovibrio sp. S3 encodes:
- the ribE gene encoding 6,7-dimethyl-8-ribityllumazine synthase, producing MMSVKTIEGQLDAKGLKIALVAARFNDFIVDRLISGATDYLVRHGGSEENLTLIRLPGAFELPLAAQKLARSGNYDGIVVLGAVIRGATPHFDYVCSECAKGVAHASMETGVPMGFGLLTCDSLDQAIERAGSKGGNKGVEAASALLETIRVLEQL
- the nusB gene encoding transcription antitermination factor NusB, with translation MSSTKKGNRPGIRRVGRTLAFQVLYSTHFLDRANPMDMDTLFDLNPMVTEQESETARDFARALVMGVNVNLHDIDKTIQENSQHWKIERIAMVELSVLRLSLYELLFTDIPAKVAINEAIELSKIFGDDKSRSFVNGILDGVAKTLKRN
- the leuS gene encoding leucine--tRNA ligase, with amino-acid sequence MALGKYSPEIIEKKWQDIWKESGCFEVETDTSKPKYYVLEMFPYPSGKIHMGHVRNYSIGDVVARFKSMQGFNVLHPMGWDAFGLPAENAAIKNETHPAKWTFQNIAEMREQLQRLGYSYDWRREIATCRPEYYKWEQKFFLKFLEKGLAYRKDSPQNWCPSCNTVLANEQVEEGLCWRCDSEVEQKDMVQWFLRITDYAEELLKDLETLEGGWPERVLTMQRNWIGKSYGAELTFQVKDMDATIDVFTTRPDTLFGATFMSVAAEHPLVEKLIADQDNKAEIEEFVTNIRNMDRIKRGADDLEKEGIFTGKYCVNPVTGKDIPIYVANFVLMGYGTGAVMAVPAHDQRDFEFATKYKLPIQAVINPPELQEKGEELDAADLTAAYTAPGFMINSAEFNGMENEPAKKAVVEHLDASGKGRMAVNYRLRDWNVSRQRFWGAPIPVIYCDDCGVVPVPEDQLPVLLPENAQVRKDGKSPLPTMEEFVNCVCPKCGQQARRETDTFDTFFESSWYYMRYCDPRNEDEALGAEHLDYWMNVDQYIGGIEHAILHLLYSRFFTKALRDTGFVKTTEPFANLLTQGMVLKDGGKMSKSKGNVVDPNAMINQYGADATRLFILFASPPVKELEWSDQGIDGAYRFLSRLWRLVEELEDVLEPVKPTAADAPASDAAKELRFKEHDTIRRATRDIENEFQFNTVIAAVMELVNTLYQVKDELRNADPKALSSAIATAVTLLSPVTPHICEELWQSLGHSAGLTAQSWPVFDEKALVKDEVTLVVQVNGKMRGKFEAPNNAPQDEVEKIALGLENVVKFIEGKTVRKVIVIPNKLVNIVAN